A part of Streptomyces sp. NBC_01210 genomic DNA contains:
- a CDS encoding methyltransferase domain-containing protein encodes MADSRPTSAFHSDNIGGADTERLVGALDGQAASEGVRRLREWAHLGVAARRGERAVDIGAGTGSETLVLAAAVTPGGDAIGVEPNPGLRSVARQRAAEAGSPARFVDGDALALPMGDADVDVVWCERVFQHLTEPEKAAAEIARVLRPGGRVALLDTDWATTILHPGEADVVAELTGGALSAAANPYAGRKLAGQLAAAGLEIDDLGSQALIQSTRKVNWPLIRMLGVAAVRREQITEQQRDRLYADLTAAAEQDALHMSVTMFGVIAHRPA; translated from the coding sequence ATGGCGGATTCGCGGCCGACCTCGGCGTTTCACTCGGACAATATCGGCGGCGCGGACACGGAGCGGCTGGTCGGCGCGCTGGACGGGCAGGCGGCGAGCGAGGGCGTCCGGCGACTGCGCGAGTGGGCGCACCTCGGTGTCGCCGCGCGGCGCGGCGAGCGGGCGGTGGACATCGGAGCCGGTACGGGGTCGGAGACCTTGGTGCTGGCGGCGGCGGTGACACCGGGCGGCGACGCGATCGGGGTTGAGCCGAACCCCGGACTACGGTCGGTTGCCCGGCAGCGGGCGGCCGAGGCCGGCAGCCCGGCCCGATTCGTGGACGGCGACGCGCTCGCGCTGCCGATGGGCGATGCCGATGTGGACGTGGTCTGGTGCGAGCGGGTGTTCCAGCACCTCACCGAGCCGGAGAAGGCGGCTGCGGAGATCGCACGGGTGCTGCGGCCGGGTGGGCGGGTCGCGCTGCTGGACACCGACTGGGCGACCACGATCCTGCACCCCGGCGAGGCCGACGTGGTCGCGGAGCTGACCGGCGGCGCGCTCTCGGCGGCCGCCAACCCGTACGCCGGGCGGAAGCTGGCCGGTCAGCTGGCCGCAGCGGGGCTGGAGATCGACGACCTCGGCTCACAGGCGCTCATCCAGAGCACAAGGAAGGTCAACTGGCCCCTCATCCGGATGCTCGGCGTGGCCGCCGTGCGGCGCGAGCAGATCACTGAACAGCAGCGGGACCGGTTGTACGCAGACCTCACCGCGGCCGCCGAGCAGGACGCTCTGCATATGTCCGTGACCATGTTCGGCGTCATCGCGCACCGTCCGGCCTGA
- a CDS encoding serine/threonine-protein kinase, protein MNAWSVPGYTESRELGSGGSGRVVLAVHEATGLPVAVKYLSERLRTDSAFVQVFRAEARLLGGLDSPYVVGLYEYVEAPQGAAIVMELVDGIALRALLQREGATGPEAALVVLKGSLLGLAAAHRAGVVHRDYKPENVLVAADGSSKLVDFGIAAGRGTTPGVAGTPAYMAPEQWNGEPASPAADVYAATATFYECLTGRKPFSGENFAELALQHISAPVPEEEAPEPVRPLIRRGMAKEPEERPANAAAFVAELEEIAGAAYGPDWEERGQRKLAALAALLPLLLPSAAGQAAGTTELATTALGGGWGSWKPGLRGVLTGIAALVVAVLVAVAAKATGDDPRQSTAQAVATTSAVPGASTASPVGPSGSASPSPTGSVSADSSPSPSGSTATAPAGPITPSPVMSSTPASPPSSSAPSTDPSTSPPTTAPVKVRSVSVSSLRQTSTTGAAASIDVVTDGTGPVTIVIEWFTGDAKGELGSQDGSQTFERSGATQYTIALDHTFRGRACYWGVRATTNPTAANGSSTQQILTRRCSIQ, encoded by the coding sequence ATGAACGCGTGGTCGGTACCCGGGTACACCGAGTCCCGGGAGTTGGGCTCCGGCGGCAGCGGGCGCGTCGTCCTGGCCGTCCATGAGGCGACCGGCTTGCCGGTGGCCGTCAAGTACCTCAGCGAGAGGCTGCGGACGGATTCCGCCTTCGTTCAGGTGTTCCGGGCGGAGGCACGTCTGCTCGGCGGCCTCGACTCGCCGTATGTGGTGGGGCTGTACGAATACGTCGAAGCGCCACAGGGCGCCGCCATCGTGATGGAGCTCGTCGACGGCATCGCACTGCGCGCGCTGCTGCAGCGCGAGGGTGCCACCGGCCCCGAGGCGGCGCTGGTGGTGCTCAAGGGCTCGCTGCTGGGACTGGCCGCCGCACACCGGGCAGGTGTGGTGCACCGCGACTACAAACCGGAGAACGTTCTGGTCGCGGCGGACGGCTCGTCCAAGCTGGTCGACTTCGGCATCGCCGCGGGACGCGGTACCACGCCGGGAGTCGCCGGCACTCCCGCCTACATGGCTCCGGAACAGTGGAACGGGGAGCCCGCCTCACCGGCAGCCGACGTCTATGCCGCGACCGCGACGTTCTACGAGTGTCTGACCGGCCGCAAGCCGTTCTCCGGCGAGAACTTCGCCGAGCTGGCGCTGCAGCACATCAGCGCACCGGTCCCCGAGGAGGAAGCTCCGGAGCCGGTGCGCCCGCTGATCAGGCGCGGAATGGCGAAGGAGCCGGAAGAGCGGCCCGCGAACGCGGCGGCGTTCGTGGCGGAGCTGGAGGAGATCGCCGGGGCGGCCTACGGCCCGGACTGGGAGGAGCGGGGCCAGCGGAAACTCGCCGCGCTCGCCGCGCTTCTGCCGCTACTCCTCCCTTCTGCTGCCGGCCAGGCCGCGGGGACCACCGAGCTGGCCACGACCGCCCTGGGCGGCGGCTGGGGCAGCTGGAAGCCGGGCCTGCGCGGGGTGTTGACAGGTATCGCCGCGCTGGTTGTGGCCGTGCTGGTCGCCGTTGCCGCGAAGGCGACCGGGGACGACCCGCGGCAGTCGACGGCTCAGGCCGTTGCCACCACCAGCGCGGTACCGGGCGCGTCGACCGCTTCGCCCGTCGGCCCGTCCGGCTCCGCGAGCCCTTCGCCTACGGGCAGCGTCTCCGCCGACAGCTCCCCTTCTCCGTCCGGCAGCACGGCCACCGCACCAGCCGGACCCATCACGCCCTCACCCGTGATGTCGTCGACTCCGGCCTCCCCGCCATCGTCGTCCGCGCCGTCCACCGACCCGAGCACTTCCCCTCCCACCACCGCTCCGGTGAAGGTGAGGTCCGTCTCCGTCTCGAGCCTGCGCCAGACGAGTACAACGGGTGCCGCCGCGTCCATCGACGTCGTCACGGACGGGACCGGTCCCGTGACCATCGTCATCGAGTGGTTCACCGGCGATGCGAAGGGTGAACTGGGCTCGCAGGACGGCTCGCAGACCTTCGAGCGCAGCGGCGCGACGCAGTACACGATCGCGCTGGACCACACCTTCCGGGGTCGGGCCTGTTACTGGGGAGTCCGGGCGACGACGAACCCGACCGCCGCGAATGGCAGTTCCACGCAGCAGATCCTGACCCGGCGGTGCAGCATTCAATGA
- a CDS encoding S1 family peptidase: protein MSALLLLGAWAAVGLAPAAAATPAPAPVSEPQASAGLLAAMQHDLGLTKSQAEARLTAEQTAAAVEGKARRAAGSSFGGSWFDADSGKLTVAVTDGLHADAVRATGASVRLVTHSAQQLDSAKKKIDKMSAPAGVGSWHVDPKANRVVVNVVASERRDNDVQGFLARARQAGPVQVKEVTAAPTTFAAGTVGGDPYYTGNVRCSIGFSVYGGFVTAGHCGQPGAAVRGWDGSAIGAFQGSSFPDNDYAWVSVGNGWWTVPVVLGWGTVSDQLVRGSAEAPVGASICRSGSTSHWHCGKVLAKNETVNYSQGAVHQMTKTSVCAEPGDSGGSFISGDQAQGVTSGGWGNCSGGGETWYQPINEILGRYGLTLHTA, encoded by the coding sequence ATGTCCGCGCTTCTCCTTCTCGGCGCCTGGGCAGCCGTCGGGCTCGCCCCGGCCGCTGCCGCAACTCCCGCCCCCGCCCCAGTTTCCGAACCCCAGGCCTCCGCAGGTCTGCTCGCCGCCATGCAACACGACCTGGGTCTGACGAAGAGTCAGGCGGAGGCGCGCCTGACGGCGGAGCAGACGGCGGCCGCCGTCGAAGGAAAGGCGCGCCGCGCCGCAGGATCGTCGTTCGGCGGCTCCTGGTTCGACGCGGACAGCGGAAAGCTGACCGTGGCCGTCACCGACGGGCTGCACGCCGACGCCGTACGTGCGACGGGTGCCTCGGTCCGGTTGGTGACGCACAGCGCGCAACAGCTGGACTCGGCCAAGAAGAAGATCGACAAGATGTCTGCCCCGGCCGGTGTCGGCAGTTGGCACGTCGACCCGAAGGCCAACCGGGTCGTCGTGAACGTTGTCGCTTCCGAGCGACGTGACAACGATGTCCAAGGCTTCCTCGCCCGAGCCCGCCAGGCCGGTCCGGTCCAGGTCAAGGAGGTGACGGCGGCGCCGACGACCTTCGCGGCCGGGACCGTGGGTGGCGACCCGTACTACACCGGCAACGTCCGGTGCTCGATCGGCTTCTCCGTGTACGGCGGCTTCGTCACGGCCGGGCACTGCGGTCAGCCGGGAGCGGCGGTCCGCGGCTGGGACGGCTCCGCCATCGGCGCGTTCCAGGGCTCGTCCTTCCCCGACAACGACTACGCCTGGGTCAGCGTCGGCAACGGCTGGTGGACCGTCCCCGTGGTCCTCGGCTGGGGCACCGTCTCCGACCAGCTGGTCCGCGGCTCCGCCGAGGCCCCCGTCGGCGCCTCGATCTGCCGCTCCGGCTCCACGTCGCACTGGCACTGCGGCAAGGTCCTGGCCAAGAATGAGACCGTCAACTACAGCCAGGGCGCGGTCCATCAGATGACGAAGACGAGCGTCTGCGCCGAGCCCGGGGACTCGGGCGGATCCTTCATCAGCGGCGACCAGGCCCAGGGGGTGACCTCCGGTGGCTGGGGCAACTGCAGCGGCGGAGGCGAGACCTGGTACCAGCCGATCAACGAAATCCTCGGCCGGTACGGCCTGACGCTGCACACCGCCTGA